A DNA window from Grus americana isolate bGruAme1 chromosome 27, bGruAme1.mat, whole genome shotgun sequence contains the following coding sequences:
- the LOC129196977 gene encoding olfactory receptor 14J1-like encodes LHYGTLLGSRACVHMAAAAWGSGFLNAVLHTANTFSIPLCQGNGVDQFFCEVPQILKLSCSDSDYLKEARLIVVSACLYFGCFVFIVLSYVQIFRAVLRIPSEQGRHKAFSMCLPHLAVVSLFVSTGLFAHLKPPSISSPSLDLVVAVLYSVVPPSVNLLIYSMRNQELKGAVRKLMTRCFSEAIYCPCPPTYHF; translated from the coding sequence ctgcactacgggaccctcctgggcagcagagcttgtgtccacatggcagcagctgcctggggcagtgggtttctcaatgctgtgctgcacacggccaatacattttctataccactctgccagggcaatggtgtggaccagttcttctgtgaagttccccagatcctcaagctctcctgctcagactcaGACTATCTCAAGGAGGCTAGGCttattgtggttagtgcctgtttatactttgggtgttttgttttcattgtgctgtcctatgtgcagatcttcagggccgtgctgaggatcccctctgagcagggacggcacaaagccttttccatgtgcctccctcacctggccgtggtctccctgtttgtcagcactggcctatttgctcacctgaagcccccctccatctcctccccatccctggacctggtggtggcagttctgtactcggtggtgcctccatcAGTGAACCtcctcatctacagcatgaggaaccaggagctcaagggtGCAGTTCGGAAACTGATGACTAgatgtttttcagaagcaatataCTGCCCATGTCCTCCTACCTATCACTTCTAA
- the LOC129196980 gene encoding olfactory receptor 14J1-like, producing MTNNSSSITEFLLLALADTRELQLLHFWLFLGIYLAALLANGLIITAIACDHHLHTPMYFFLLNLSLLDLGSISTTVPKAMANSLWDTRAISYTGCATQVFFFFFLMSAEFYLLTIMSYDRYVAICQPLHYGTLLGSRACVHMAAAAWGSGFLNAVLHTANTFSIPLCHGNALDQFFCEVPRILKLSCSDTYLREAGLLVVSVCVAFGCFVFIVVSYVQIFRAVLRIPSEQGRHKAFSTCLPHLAMVSLFISTAIFAHLKLPSISSPSLDLVVAFLYVVVPPAVNPLIYNMRNQELKGAVWKLRTRWFLEAIYCTCPSTYHL from the coding sequence ATGACcaacaacagcagctccatcactgagttcctcctcctggcattggcagacacacgggagctgcagctcttgcacttctggctcttcctgggcatctacctggctgctctcctggccaatggcctcatcatcactgccatagcctgcgaccaccacctccacacccccatgtacttcttcctcctcaacctctccctcctcgacctgggctccatctccaccactgtccctaaagccatggccaattccctctgggataccagggccatctcctacacaggatgtgctactcaggtctttttctttttctttctgatgtcagcagagtTTTATCTTCTCACTATCATGTCttatgaccgctacgttgccatctgccaacccctgcactacgggaccctcctgggcagcagagcttgtgtccacatggcagcagctgcctggggcagtgggtttctcaatgctgtgctgcacacggccaatacattttctataccactctgccatggCAATGCtctggaccagttcttctgtgaagttcccCGGATCCTCAAGCTCTCTTGCTCAGACACCTACCTCAGGGAGGCTGGACTGcttgtggttagtgtctgtgtagcatttgggtgttttgttttcattgtggtgtcctatgtgcagatcttcagggccgtgctgaggatcccctctgagcagggacggcacaaagccttttccacgtgcctccctcacctggccatggtctccctgtttatcagcactgccatatttgctcacctgaagctcccctccatctcctccccatccctggacctggtggtggcctTTCTGTATGTGGTGgttcctccagcagtgaaccccctcatctacaaCATGAgaaaccaggagctcaagggtGCAGTTTGGAAACTGAGGACTAGATGGTTTTTAGAAGCAATATACTGCACATGTCCTTCAACATATCACTTGTAA
- the LOC129196978 gene encoding olfactory receptor 1013-like has protein sequence MAEGERDNGTASMDFVLLGIRDVPTLQYLLFLLLLMIYSVTMIGNILIVVLVVADRHLHTPMYFFLGNLSSLETCYSSTILPRLLASFLSGDSSISAHGCMAQFYFFASLATTECYLLAAMSYDRYLAICQPLLYASLMTWKVSLHLAAASWLGGSLLLVVVTVFLSQLQFCGPKAIDHFFCEFTPLLELACSNAKVFTLIGFVFAFLDLMFPFLFTLASYVCIIAAILRIPSSTGRQKAFSTCSSHLSIVTVYYGTLFVVYMLPRTGPLRQLNKVFSFFYTILTPLVNPLIYSLRNREVKEAIRKVLRKALACTQSSCSLGDAGKRCF, from the coding sequence ATGGCCGAAGGGGAAAGGGACAATGGGACAGCATCCATGGATTTTGTGCTGCTGGGAATACGTGATGTCCCCACGCTCCAGTacctgctctttctcctcttgcttaTGATCTACTCAGTCACCATGATTGGGAACATCCTCATTGttgtgctggtggtggcagacCGGCATCtgcacacccccatgtacttcttcctgggCAATCTGTCCTCCTTGGAGACCTGCTACAGCTCCACCATCCTGCCACGGTTGCTGGCCAGCTTCTTGTCTGGGgacagcagcatctctgctcacGGCTGCATGGCTCAGTTCTACTTCTTTGCTTCCCTTGCAACTACTGAGTGTTACCTTCTGGCGGCCATGTCCTACGATCGGTACTTGGCCATATGCCAGCCTCTGCTCTATGCCAGCCTCATGACCTGGAAGGTCTCTTTACACCTGGCAGCTGCATCTTGGctagggggttcactgctgctggtggtagTCACAGTGTTCTTATCCCAGTTGCAGTTCTGTGGCCCCAAGGCGATTGACCACTTCTTCTGTGAGTTTACCCCATTGCTGGAGCTTGCCTGCAGTAACGCCAAGGTGTTCACGCTCATTGGGTTTGTCTTTGCCTTTCTGGACCTAATGTTTCCATTCCTGTTCACGCTGGCCTCCTACGTGTGCATCATAGCTGCCATCCTGAGGATCCCATCCAGCACGGGCAGACAGAAGGCCTTCTCTACCTGCTCCTCTCACCTCTCCATTGTCACTGTTTACTATGGCACCCTCTTTGTTGTCTACATGCTACCTAGAACAGGCCCGCTGAGGCAGCTCAACAAAGTGTTCTCCTTTTTCTACACCATCCTGACGCCCCTGGTCAATCCCCTCATCTACAGCCTGCGGAACAGGGAGGTCAAGGAGGCCATCAGGAAAGTGCTCAGGAAAGCCCTGGCCTGCACCCAGAGCTCATGCTCCCTTGGTGACGCAGGCAAAAGATGCTTCTAG